One part of the Flavobacterium johnsoniae UW101 genome encodes these proteins:
- a CDS encoding ABC transporter ATP-binding protein, which yields MARFKENDLPKSKITATSLNKAKTIFTYAGNHKWKFFIGLIFLLLTGATALAFPKLMGMLVDCVKNKDNGEANTIALGLIAILFLQSFFSFFRLSLFVNFTENTLANLRLALYTNLVKLPMTFFSQKRVGELNSRISADITQIQDTLTTTIAEFLRQFILIIGGVILLATESLKLTLLMLSVVPLVAIAAVVFGRFIRKYSKKVQDQVAESQVIVEETMQGISIVKAFANEWYEIARYKGKISDVVKLAIKGGQYRGYFASFIIFCLFGAIVAVVWFGVRLSIAGEMSVGQLISFVLYSTFVGASFGGIAELYAQIQKAIGATERVFELLDENPEKINSNSNQNKEKIKGNVTFNNVAFSYPTRQEIQVLKDVNFKAEFGQKIAIVGPSGAGKSTISSLLLRFYDITSGEITVDGKNIYDYDLEDLRGNMSIVPQDVILFGGTIRENIAYGKPDATDEEIIQAAKQANAFNFVDGFPEKFETLVGERGVKLSGGQRQRIAIARALLKNPSILILDEATSSLDSESEKLVQEALEVLMEGRTSIIIAHRLSTIRNADKILVLDNGKISEEGTHQELINLENGIYKNLSNLQFSNS from the coding sequence ATGGCACGATTTAAAGAAAATGATTTACCAAAATCAAAAATAACGGCTACTTCACTTAATAAAGCAAAAACAATATTTACATACGCAGGAAACCATAAATGGAAATTTTTCATTGGGTTAATTTTTCTGCTTTTAACCGGCGCCACTGCCCTTGCCTTTCCTAAGTTAATGGGAATGCTGGTAGACTGCGTTAAAAACAAAGACAACGGCGAAGCAAATACAATAGCTTTGGGATTAATTGCTATTTTATTTTTACAGTCTTTTTTCTCATTTTTCAGATTATCATTATTCGTAAACTTTACCGAAAATACACTGGCAAACCTGCGTCTGGCTTTGTATACCAATTTGGTTAAACTGCCAATGACTTTCTTTTCTCAAAAAAGAGTTGGAGAATTAAACAGCCGTATCAGCGCCGATATTACACAGATTCAGGATACTTTAACCACTACAATTGCCGAATTTCTGCGTCAGTTTATATTGATTATTGGTGGTGTAATTTTATTAGCAACAGAAAGTTTAAAATTAACTTTATTAATGCTTTCTGTAGTTCCGTTAGTAGCCATTGCTGCTGTAGTTTTTGGAAGGTTTATTAGAAAATATTCTAAAAAAGTACAAGATCAGGTTGCCGAAAGCCAGGTAATTGTAGAAGAAACAATGCAGGGAATAAGCATTGTAAAAGCTTTTGCAAACGAATGGTACGAAATTGCACGTTATAAAGGTAAAATCAGCGATGTTGTAAAACTGGCTATTAAAGGAGGTCAATATCGTGGTTATTTCGCTTCATTTATCATTTTTTGTTTATTTGGAGCTATTGTAGCAGTAGTTTGGTTTGGCGTTCGTTTAAGTATTGCCGGCGAAATGAGCGTTGGCCAGTTAATTTCATTCGTATTGTATTCTACTTTTGTTGGAGCTTCTTTTGGCGGAATTGCAGAATTATATGCCCAAATCCAAAAAGCGATTGGTGCAACAGAAAGAGTTTTTGAATTATTAGACGAAAACCCAGAGAAAATCAACTCAAATTCAAACCAGAATAAAGAGAAAATCAAAGGAAATGTTACCTTTAATAACGTTGCTTTCAGCTACCCTACACGTCAGGAAATTCAAGTTTTAAAAGACGTTAATTTTAAAGCTGAATTTGGACAGAAGATTGCCATTGTAGGGCCAAGCGGCGCCGGGAAATCAACTATTTCTTCTCTATTATTGAGATTCTACGATATTACTTCGGGAGAAATTACAGTTGATGGTAAAAATATTTATGATTACGATCTTGAAGATCTTCGCGGTAATATGAGCATTGTTCCTCAGGATGTAATTCTTTTTGGAGGAACAATCAGAGAAAATATCGCTTACGGAAAACCAGATGCTACAGATGAAGAAATTATCCAGGCAGCGAAACAAGCCAATGCTTTTAATTTTGTTGACGGTTTCCCTGAAAAATTCGAAACTTTAGTTGGAGAACGCGGTGTTAAACTTTCAGGCGGACAGCGCCAGCGTATTGCAATTGCAAGAGCTTTGCTTAAAAACCCAAGTATTTTGATTTTAGACGAAGCGACTTCATCTTTAGACAGCGAAAGCGAAAAACTGGTTCAGGAAGCTTTAGAGGTCTTGATGGAAGGAAGAACAAGTATTATCATTGCTCACCGTCTTTCGACAATTAGAAACGCTGATAAAATTTTAGTTCTTGATAATGGAAAAATTTCAGAAGAAGGAACACATCAGGAATTAATAAATCTGGAAAACGGAATTTATAAAAACTTAAGTAATTTACAGTTTAGTAATTCTTAG